The Aedes aegypti strain LVP_AGWG chromosome 3, AaegL5.0 Primary Assembly, whole genome shotgun sequence genome contains a region encoding:
- the LOC5567216 gene encoding SOX domain-containing protein dichaete — MINHSMASLSHPHYGFSLGNHQMDMPPAADYAPQPNHSPGSVDVKPRLSFPPTSLAGFQTHTPTQSGSHQTSPGQDGHIKRPMNAFMVWSRLQRRQIAKDNPKMHNSEISKRLGSEWKLLTEAQKRPFIDEAKRLRASHMKEHPDYKYRPRRKPKNPLANAAGGLSLGMQQSAKNALGSSYPFPQLPPYFAPTHHLQQLEQHYPVPYFGGFDPLTLSKLHQSQQNMQSTSPTGLEAQKTQQMPPTSLSSFYSNIYSGISAAAAAAPLYAAHSNGLYNSSTSSASPGSSPSTSQQSTVLPSDIENSMRRPVQVIY, encoded by the coding sequence ATGATTAACCACTCCATGGCCAGTTTAAGCCACCCACATTACGGGTTTTCGCTGGGCAACCATCAGATGGATATGCCGCCGGCAGCTGATTATGCTCCTCAGCCGAATCATAGTCCAGGAAGCGTGGATGTGAAACCCCGACTAAGTTTCCCACCTACATCGTTAGCTGGATTCCAAACTCACACTCCTACTCAGTCCGGATCGCATCAAACCTCACCGGGTCAGGATGGACACATCAAGCGACCCATGAACGCCTTCATGGTTTGGTCTCGTCTACAGCGTCGTCAGATCGCCAAGGACAATCCTAAGATGCACAATTCGGAGATTTCCAAACGTTTGGGATCAGAATGGAAACTGCTTACCGAGGCTCAGAAACGTCCGTTCATCGACGAAGCTAAACGTCTTCGGGCCAGTCACATGAAGGAACACCCAGACTACAAGTACCGTCCCCGACGTAAGCCCAAGAACCCGTTGGCCAATGCCGCCGGTGGACTGTCCCTCGGAATGCAACAGTCAGCTAAGAATGCCTTAGGATCATCATACCCATTCCCACAACTTCCGCCGTACTTTGCGCCGACCCATCATCTCCAACAACTAGAACAACATTATCCAGTTCCCTACTTCGGAGGCTTTGACCCGCTGACCCTGTCCAAACTGCACCAATCGCAACAGAACATGCAAAGCACCTCCCCGACGGGTCTGGAAGCTCAGAAGACTCAACAGATGCCTCCGACCTCACTCAGCTCGTTCTACTCCAACATCTACAGCGGTATCTCGGCAGCAGCGGCAGCTGCACCTCTCTACGCAGCACATTCCAACGGTCTGTACAACTCATCGACGTCATCCGCATCGCCCGGATCCAGCCCCAGTACCTCACAGCAGTCAACAGTCCTGCCCAGTGATATCGAAAACTCGATGCGACGGCCCGTACAGGTCATCTACTAA